A single window of uncultured Methanobrevibacter sp. DNA harbors:
- the hisA gene encoding 1-(5-phosphoribosyl)-5-[(5-phosphoribosylamino)methylideneamino]imidazole-4-carboxamide isomerase — translation MSFKKDEMLIMPAVDIKNGKCVQLVQGEPGSEMVEIENPELVAKHWEDLGAKNIHVIDLDGTINGVASFDIIKKILNEVSVPIQLGGGIRSVEYARQLLDLDIKRLIIGTMGIQNPETITQLSDEYGCERIMISLDSKDNRVVIKGWQEKIDKSPVELSQEFKEHGAGSILFTNVDVEGLLGGFYTEPVEELKKSVDLPIVYSGGITTIEDIKKLNESGVEGVVIGSALYKDKIDLTEALKYQKRQI, via the coding sequence ATGTCATTTAAAAAAGATGAAATGTTAATCATGCCGGCTGTTGACATAAAAAATGGAAAATGTGTGCAGCTTGTCCAAGGCGAACCTGGAAGCGAAATGGTAGAAATTGAAAATCCCGAACTTGTTGCAAAACATTGGGAAGACTTAGGAGCCAAAAATATCCACGTTATTGATTTGGATGGAACAATAAATGGTGTAGCAAGCTTTGATATTATCAAAAAGATATTGAATGAAGTTTCAGTTCCGATTCAATTGGGCGGCGGAATCAGAAGTGTTGAATATGCCCGTCAATTGTTGGATTTGGACATTAAAAGACTTATTATCGGCACAATGGGAATTCAAAATCCCGAAACCATTACACAACTATCCGATGAATACGGATGCGAAAGAATAATGATTTCGCTTGACAGCAAAGACAACAGAGTAGTCATTAAGGGATGGCAGGAAAAAATTGATAAGAGTCCTGTTGAGCTTTCCCAAGAGTTCAAGGAACACGGCGCTGGAAGCATTCTCTTTACCAATGTCGATGTTGAAGGACTTTTAGGTGGATTTTACACAGAACCAGTAGAAGAACTCAAGAAATCCGTAGACTTGCCTATTGTCTATTCCGGAGGAATTACAACAATAGAAGACATTAAAAAATTAAATGAAAGTGGAGTGGAAGGAGTTGTAATAGGTTCTGCACTTTATAAAGATAAAATTGATTTAACTGAGGCTTTAAAATATCAGAAGAGGCAAATATAA
- a CDS encoding AraC family transcriptional regulator, with translation MNENLYGLFDDVLISNFSIKDDGEKRIIELGDDGEYGKLETYSLFPGIILSFINMNVDNIDNVFVETKINPRLLEINHCSNGRYSYAVDDDKIMYFGKGDLCVSIYDLTKTTSDFPLGYYEGLEIFIDVDEANEHLKDYIPDFDLVEFYEKLEDSKGYVLIRANEKIDHVIGELYNVDERIKRPYYKLKCIELLLFFSIVKFTASENIQLSKRQTEIVENVKNDLIGDLESKITIDQLADRYGISKTTLKNCFKEVYGKPIFKWRKEYRLDYSLSLIESGDYNISQVSEMVGYSSPSKFSQAFKDYFGYLPSEVKK, from the coding sequence ATGAATGAAAATCTTTACGGATTATTTGATGATGTTTTAATATCTAACTTTTCAATCAAGGATGATGGTGAAAAAAGGATTATTGAGTTGGGTGATGATGGGGAATACGGAAAACTGGAAACATATTCTCTGTTTCCTGGAATAATTCTTTCATTCATTAACATGAACGTTGATAACATTGATAATGTTTTTGTTGAAACTAAAATCAATCCACGACTTTTGGAAATTAATCACTGTTCCAATGGCAGATATTCATATGCCGTAGATGATGATAAAATCATGTATTTTGGAAAAGGAGATTTGTGTGTCAGTATTTATGATTTGACAAAAACCACTTCTGATTTTCCATTGGGCTATTATGAAGGTTTGGAGATTTTCATCGATGTCGATGAGGCTAATGAGCATCTCAAGGACTATATTCCAGATTTTGATTTGGTCGAGTTTTACGAAAAACTGGAAGATTCCAAAGGTTACGTTCTAATCAGAGCCAATGAAAAGATTGACCATGTTATAGGTGAACTGTATAACGTTGATGAGCGAATTAAACGACCTTACTATAAACTGAAATGCATTGAGCTTTTGTTGTTTTTTTCAATTGTCAAGTTCACGGCCAGTGAAAACATACAGCTTTCAAAAAGGCAAACGGAAATAGTTGAAAATGTTAAGAATGATTTGATTGGGGATTTGGAAAGTAAAATCACCATTGACCAACTTGCTGACAGGTATGGTATCAGCAAAACAACATTAAAGAACTGTTTTAAGGAAGTCTATGGAAAACCTATTTTCAAATGGCGAAAAGAGTATAGGCTTGATTATTCTTTATCATTAATTGAAAGCGGAGATTATAATATCTCGCAGGTATCTGAAATGGTGGGTTATTCTTCACCTTCCAAATTTTCACAGGCTTTCAAGGATTATTTCGGCTATCTGCCATCAGAAGTTAAAAAATAA
- a CDS encoding ABC transporter ATP-binding protein: MSTIIEFKNVNKEYKSGDHILKAMDNVNFTIDEGEFVVILGPSGAGKSTLLNLLGGLDSVTSGQIIVNGNHIESFDDNQLTSYRAKNVGFIFQFYNLIPNLTALENVELMKDIVDVKIDGQAVLDAVGLNNHANQFPAQLSGGEQQRVSIARAVAKQPTMLLCDEPTGALDSKTGVLILSLLQDMSNNRDTTVVIVTHNAILAEAADKVVRIKNGQIESIVVNEYPKKVSDLEW, from the coding sequence ATGAGTACAATTATTGAATTTAAAAATGTGAACAAGGAGTACAAATCTGGAGATCACATTTTAAAAGCGATGGATAATGTAAACTTCACAATTGATGAAGGAGAATTTGTAGTGATTCTTGGACCGTCAGGTGCCGGTAAATCAACACTTCTAAACCTGTTGGGTGGTCTGGATTCAGTTACATCCGGTCAAATTATCGTCAACGGCAACCATATAGAATCATTTGACGATAATCAGCTTACGAGCTATAGGGCTAAGAATGTTGGTTTTATTTTCCAGTTTTACAATCTGATTCCTAATCTCACAGCCCTTGAAAATGTTGAGCTTATGAAGGATATCGTAGATGTGAAAATTGATGGTCAGGCCGTTCTTGATGCTGTCGGATTGAATAATCATGCAAATCAATTTCCAGCACAATTGTCTGGTGGAGAGCAACAAAGGGTTTCCATTGCAAGAGCAGTTGCCAAACAGCCTACCATGCTTTTATGTGACGAACCGACTGGTGCTCTTGACTCAAAAACGGGTGTTTTAATCTTAAGTTTACTTCAGGATATGAGCAATAACAGGGATACTACTGTTGTTATTGTAACTCACAATGCAATCTTGGCTGAAGCTGCAGACAAGGTTGTTAGGATTAAAAACGGTCAAATCGAAAGTATTGTCGTTAATGAATATCCAAAGAAGGTCTCTGATTTGGAATGGTAA
- a CDS encoding FAD synthase, with translation MMKIMATGTFDILHPGHGVYLEESKKLGGEDAELYVVVARDATVERRKRVPIVGEDQRLELIKMLKPVTDAFLGDANGDVFKIVREIDPDIITVGADQNHDISKLQDAIDKRGLKAKAIRIEKYRDCELDSSCKIIRKIQKTNFEGKIMDHCED, from the coding sequence ATAATGAAGATAATGGCGACCGGAACATTCGATATACTCCACCCAGGTCACGGAGTTTACCTTGAAGAGTCAAAAAAACTGGGCGGAGAAGATGCTGAGCTTTATGTTGTTGTAGCACGTGATGCAACTGTAGAAAGAAGAAAAAGAGTACCTATTGTTGGAGAAGACCAAAGACTAGAATTAATTAAAATGTTAAAACCTGTAACTGACGCTTTTTTAGGTGATGCAAACGGAGACGTCTTCAAGATTGTACGTGAAATTGACCCGGATATTATCACCGTTGGAGCAGATCAAAATCATGACATAAGCAAATTACAAGATGCTATCGACAAAAGAGGCTTAAAAGCCAAAGCAATCCGTATTGAAAAATACCGTGACTGCGAACTCGACAGCAGTTGTAAAATTATTAGAAAAATACAAAAAACCAATTTCGAAGGTAAAATAATGGACCATTGTGAAGATTAG
- a CDS encoding ABC transporter ATP-binding protein, with translation MSNTQNKNKFIRLLSYSGNYKYLTILGMFLSALSAICLLIPFIYIWDVVNALLSVAPDFTKAQNLDVYAFNAFAFAILGIALNFFGLMGTHLSAFKNEKNMKDAAISHLLKLPLGYFSNHTSGGLRKVIDYSTAKTETFLAHQLFDLIGAIVTPIVFLILLFSFDWLLGLVCLIPIILCFVFMYPMFSSESQNIMVQYQTYLEKMNAEAVEYVRGIPVTKAFQQSVFSFKNFIAAIKNYAKFSANYSLSTQLPMTAFTVSINGFFALLIPAGILLGGSLVDAKFLANFMFYVIFTPVCAVMMNRIMTVSQDWMLASHALEGIESILNEKPLAEATNPQKPKNHSIEFEGVYFDYESTDSDEHILNDVNLKINENDSVALVGPSGGGKTTIASLIPRFWDVDVGSVKVGDVDVKDISTVDLMENISFVFQNTTLFKDSIYNNVAIGRKGATREDVKKALSLAQCDDIIDELPDGIDTVIGTEGTYLSGGQQQRIALARAILKDAPIIILDEATALADPENEYMIQKAISQITRNKTVIMIAHRLSTVKNVDMIYVVDKGKIVEQGNHDDLVESKGLYSRMWDEFNQSIQWKVKSEVA, from the coding sequence ATGTCAAATACACAAAATAAAAATAAATTCATACGATTATTAAGTTATTCTGGTAATTATAAATATTTAACAATCTTAGGCATGTTTTTATCTGCTTTAAGTGCTATTTGTTTATTGATTCCATTTATTTATATATGGGATGTAGTTAATGCCCTTCTGTCAGTTGCTCCCGATTTCACAAAGGCACAAAATCTGGATGTCTATGCATTCAATGCATTTGCTTTTGCTATTCTGGGAATAGCACTGAACTTTTTTGGTTTGATGGGTACACATCTATCTGCATTTAAAAATGAAAAGAACATGAAGGATGCTGCTATAAGTCATTTGCTTAAGCTACCATTAGGATACTTTTCAAATCATACAAGTGGTGGACTTAGGAAAGTAATTGATTACAGTACTGCAAAAACCGAAACATTTTTGGCCCATCAGCTGTTTGATTTAATCGGAGCCATTGTAACTCCAATAGTATTTCTGATATTGCTCTTCAGCTTTGATTGGCTGCTTGGGCTGGTCTGTCTGATTCCGATAATACTGTGTTTCGTGTTCATGTATCCGATGTTTTCAAGCGAATCCCAAAATATCATGGTTCAATATCAAACATACCTTGAAAAGATGAATGCTGAAGCAGTCGAATACGTAAGGGGAATTCCTGTTACAAAGGCATTCCAGCAAAGTGTTTTTTCATTCAAAAACTTCATTGCTGCCATAAAGAATTATGCTAAGTTCTCAGCAAATTACTCCTTGTCAACCCAGCTTCCGATGACTGCATTTACAGTTTCCATCAATGGATTTTTTGCATTGCTGATTCCTGCGGGAATACTTCTGGGGGGATCTTTGGTTGATGCAAAATTTTTGGCAAATTTCATGTTTTATGTCATCTTCACTCCAGTTTGTGCTGTAATGATGAACAGAATCATGACAGTTTCACAGGACTGGATGCTTGCAAGTCATGCTTTGGAAGGCATTGAATCCATTTTGAATGAAAAGCCTTTGGCCGAGGCAACCAACCCTCAAAAGCCTAAAAATCATTCAATAGAATTTGAAGGTGTTTATTTTGACTATGAAAGCACAGATTCAGATGAACACATATTGAATGATGTGAACTTGAAAATCAATGAAAACGATTCCGTTGCATTGGTTGGACCCTCCGGAGGTGGTAAAACCACAATAGCATCATTGATTCCTAGATTTTGGGATGTTGATGTAGGCAGTGTCAAGGTGGGGGATGTTGACGTTAAAGATATTTCAACTGTAGATTTGATGGAAAACATTTCATTTGTATTCCAGAACACCACCTTGTTTAAGGATTCCATTTACAATAATGTGGCTATCGGTCGTAAGGGTGCTACAAGAGAAGATGTCAAAAAGGCCCTCAGTTTAGCCCAATGCGATGATATTATTGATGAATTGCCTGATGGAATTGATACTGTGATTGGAACTGAAGGAACATATCTTTCAGGAGGCCAGCAGCAAAGAATTGCACTTGCAAGAGCAATACTTAAGGATGCACCAATAATCATTTTGGATGAAGCGACAGCCCTTGCAGATCCTGAAAACGAATATATGATTCAAAAAGCAATTTCACAAATCACCCGCAACAAGACAGTCATCATGATTGCACACAGATTGTCTACAGTTAAAAATGTGGATATGATTTACGTGGTTGATAAAGGAAAGATTGTTGAGCAGGGAAATCATGACGATTTGGTTGAAAGCAAAGGCCTTTATTCCAGAATGTGGGATGAGTTTAACCAGTCAATTCAATGGAAAGTCAAAAGTGAGGTGGCATAA
- a CDS encoding ABC transporter ATP-binding protein: MLAEYFARRFGLTKEGSNNLVKGIVYTALLNIAFMLPVGLYSLLLYIWIEPLMGGDVVEPNLGMFIVLILIVLGIIFAFAWKQYHFVFNTTYKESENRRINLGENLRKLPLSFFENRDLADLTSTIMNDCTDLEHVFSHAIPQLLGSIVSLCLVSIGMFIFDWRLAIALLWVVPVAFIILYVSKGIVYKSGDIVLYDLLDCGDSMQECIESIRDLKSYNYEKEYFSKISGLTSKIEKSRIKAELMAAGGVITGRVVLNLGIVSVILLGSYLIVNSQVSIFTLLIFLIASATVYSPLENGLTFLAEILMMDNKIERAKEIESLVVEGGMTEYELDGYDIEFKKVNFNYDDLKDVLTDISFIARQGEVTALVGPSGGGKSTVSKLAARFWDPVGGEVSLGGQDLSQLDCEKLLENFSIVFQDVILFNNTILENIRVGKKDATDEEVINAAKLAECDEFVQKLPDGYNTVIGENGELLSGGQRQRISIARALLKDANVILLDEATSFLDVENESKIQKALSELIKNKTVIIIAHRMRTIANADKIVVLEEGKIVEQGAPDELLEKGGLFKKMVDLQNLSGEWQI; this comes from the coding sequence ATGTTGGCTGAATATTTCGCCAGGAGATTCGGTCTTACAAAGGAAGGTTCGAATAATCTGGTAAAGGGAATCGTTTACACAGCCCTTTTAAACATAGCTTTCATGCTTCCTGTCGGTCTGTACTCATTACTTCTTTATATATGGATTGAGCCTCTTATGGGAGGGGATGTTGTTGAACCAAACCTTGGAATGTTTATTGTATTGATATTGATTGTACTGGGCATTATCTTTGCATTTGCATGGAAACAATATCATTTCGTATTCAATACAACATATAAAGAAAGCGAAAATAGAAGAATCAATCTTGGTGAAAACTTAAGAAAGCTTCCATTATCCTTCTTTGAAAATAGGGACCTTGCGGACTTGACTTCCACAATCATGAATGACTGCACTGATTTGGAACATGTTTTCTCTCATGCAATTCCACAATTGTTAGGATCAATAGTCTCATTATGTCTTGTATCTATTGGAATGTTCATATTTGATTGGAGACTGGCCATTGCACTTTTGTGGGTTGTTCCAGTAGCCTTCATCATTTTATATGTTTCAAAAGGTATTGTCTACAAGTCTGGAGATATTGTATTGTACGATTTGCTTGACTGTGGGGACTCCATGCAGGAGTGTATAGAATCAATAAGGGATTTGAAATCATATAATTATGAAAAGGAATATTTCTCAAAAATATCTGGATTAACTTCAAAAATTGAAAAATCAAGAATTAAGGCTGAGCTGATGGCTGCTGGAGGGGTTATCACTGGAAGAGTTGTGTTGAATTTGGGAATAGTTTCAGTAATCCTTTTGGGTTCATATCTGATTGTAAATTCACAGGTAAGTATTTTTACACTTTTGATATTCTTAATAGCATCTGCTACAGTTTATTCACCACTGGAAAACGGATTGACATTTTTGGCTGAAATTTTAATGATGGATAATAAAATAGAAAGGGCCAAAGAAATTGAAAGTCTTGTTGTTGAAGGTGGCATGACTGAATATGAATTGGATGGTTATGATATTGAATTTAAAAAGGTTAATTTCAATTATGATGATTTGAAAGACGTTTTGACTGATATTTCATTTATTGCTCGTCAAGGTGAGGTTACAGCACTTGTTGGACCGTCTGGTGGAGGTAAATCTACCGTATCAAAACTGGCTGCAAGATTTTGGGATCCTGTTGGTGGTGAAGTATCTCTTGGAGGACAGGATTTGTCTCAATTGGATTGTGAAAAACTCCTGGAAAACTTTTCAATTGTCTTTCAGGATGTAATTCTATTTAACAATACTATTCTGGAAAACATTCGTGTTGGAAAAAAGGATGCTACAGATGAAGAGGTCATTAATGCAGCCAAACTTGCGGAATGCGATGAGTTTGTCCAGAAACTTCCTGACGGCTATAATACTGTCATCGGAGAAAACGGTGAACTGCTCTCTGGAGGTCAAAGACAAAGAATTTCAATTGCAAGGGCGCTTCTTAAGGATGCAAATGTTATTCTTTTGGATGAGGCCACATCATTTTTGGATGTTGAAAATGAATCCAAAATCCAAAAGGCATTATCTGAACTTATAAAAAACAAAACAGTAATCATTATTGCACATAGGATGCGTACAATTGCAAATGCAGATAAGATTGTTGTATTGGAAGAAGGAAAAATTGTTGAACAGGGTGCACCTGATGAGTTGTTGGAAAAAGGGGGTCTGTTCAAGAAAATGGTTGATTTGCAAAATTTAAGCGGAGAATGGCAAATTTAA
- the argC gene encoding N-acetyl-gamma-glutamyl-phosphate reductase — protein MFKAAIIGASGYTGGELLRMLSNHPEVEVTEITSRQYDGTPAHKIHPHIRDSGLVFTNKSPSDLDADVVFTATPHGASMKIVPELLETGTKVVDLSGDYRYRDTAVYEKWYGMEHTDSENKGAFGLPELYRDEIKKSQLVANPGCFPTGAILSSYPLVKNGIVERIIIDSKSGVSGAGVNASATTHYPNIADNLNPYKITTHRHSSEIKQELHGFDEVKVSFTPHLIPVIRGIQTTSHSFINDENKDITPEELREIYKKEYKGEYFIKLMDEGEIPHLSSVRGSNFVHIGGFEIDDTGRIVMLSCIDNLVKGASGQAIQNMNIILGIKEQAGLTHLGLHP, from the coding sequence ATGTTTAAAGCAGCCATAATAGGAGCAAGTGGATATACCGGTGGAGAACTTTTGAGAATGTTGTCAAATCATCCTGAGGTTGAAGTGACAGAAATTACATCAAGACAATATGATGGAACTCCAGCACATAAGATTCATCCACACATAAGAGATTCAGGACTTGTATTTACAAACAAAAGTCCAAGCGATTTGGATGCTGATGTTGTATTTACCGCAACCCCTCATGGAGCATCAATGAAAATTGTCCCAGAACTTCTTGAAACCGGAACCAAAGTTGTTGATTTAAGTGGAGATTACAGATACAGAGACACAGCAGTATATGAAAAATGGTATGGAATGGAACATACCGACAGCGAAAACAAAGGAGCATTCGGACTTCCAGAACTTTATAGGGATGAAATCAAAAAATCACAGCTTGTTGCAAATCCCGGATGTTTCCCAACCGGCGCAATCCTGTCATCATATCCTCTTGTCAAAAACGGAATTGTCGAAAGAATAATCATAGACTCAAAATCTGGAGTCAGTGGAGCGGGGGTCAATGCATCTGCAACTACACACTACCCAAACATTGCAGACAACCTAAACCCATATAAAATCACAACACACAGACATTCTTCTGAAATCAAACAGGAATTACATGGATTTGATGAAGTTAAAGTGTCATTTACACCACACCTCATTCCGGTTATCAGAGGAATCCAAACAACAAGCCACAGCTTCATAAATGATGAAAATAAAGATATCACACCAGAAGAATTAAGAGAAATATACAAAAAAGAATACAAAGGAGAATACTTTATCAAGCTTATGGATGAAGGAGAAATACCACACTTAAGTTCAGTGCGCGGATCCAACTTTGTTCATATCGGAGGATTCGAAATAGATGATACCGGAAGAATTGTAATGCTGTCCTGTATCGATAACCTTGTCAAAGGTGCATCCGGTCAGGCCATTCAAAACATGAACATCATATTGGGCATTAAGGAACAGGCAGGACTGACCCACTTAGGACTTCATCCCTAA